Proteins encoded by one window of Ulvibacter sp. MAR_2010_11:
- the kdsB gene encoding 3-deoxy-manno-octulosonate cytidylyltransferase, giving the protein MKIIAMIPARYGASRFPGKLMQDLGGKPVIVRTYEAAKATKLFDEVYVVTDSAIIFNEIEQYGGKAIMSIREHDCGSDRIAEAVEYMDVDIVVNVQGDEPFTSKKGLEQVLSVFNGPDAEKIDLASLMTEIHDWKEISDPNCVKVIVDKDNFALYFSRSPIPYPRDKNVAVQYYKHKGIYAFRKAALMDFYRLPMRSMEAAEKIECIRYLEYGKNIKMAITNTQGIEIDTPEDLIRANKVLKEDKKETVNNKYRNFPMVPKVVFGQGSFDQLGSILAPQRKDKAPFIFLVDDVFKNNKELIDRINPRFNDKILFISANEEPKTSQVDQIVKEIKTEFTYKPSGIIGIGGGTILDLAKAVSIMLTNKGSAADYQGWDLVKTKAIYHVGIPTISGTGAEVSRTTVLSGPVRKLGINSDFTPFDQVILDPDLTIGVPKNQWFYTGMDCFIHCVESLNGTFLNAFSESYGEKAYDLCREIFVDNMLTEEESRGKLMMASWHGGMSIAYSQVGVAHAMSYGLSYVLGTKHGVGNCIVFDHLEEFYPKDVILFKKMVKAHEIEIPQHLCANLTEDQMNTMIDIALSLVPLWENALGDNWETIITRDKLKELYLKM; this is encoded by the coding sequence ATGAAGATAATAGCAATGATTCCGGCGCGATACGGCGCCTCACGATTCCCGGGAAAGTTAATGCAAGATTTGGGTGGAAAACCTGTAATTGTTCGAACGTACGAAGCTGCCAAAGCCACAAAATTGTTCGACGAGGTGTATGTGGTGACCGATAGCGCAATTATTTTTAATGAAATAGAGCAATACGGAGGGAAAGCTATTATGAGCATTCGTGAACACGACTGCGGAAGTGATCGCATCGCCGAAGCTGTAGAATACATGGATGTCGATATTGTGGTTAATGTGCAGGGGGATGAACCTTTTACAAGTAAAAAAGGACTGGAACAGGTGTTGAGTGTTTTTAACGGCCCGGATGCCGAAAAAATAGATTTGGCTTCCCTTATGACCGAAATTCACGACTGGAAAGAAATAAGCGATCCTAACTGTGTAAAAGTGATTGTAGATAAAGACAACTTTGCACTGTATTTTTCGAGATCTCCCATTCCGTATCCGCGCGATAAAAACGTTGCGGTTCAGTATTATAAACACAAAGGAATTTATGCGTTCAGAAAGGCGGCGCTAATGGATTTTTACAGATTGCCTATGAGATCTATGGAAGCAGCCGAAAAGATTGAATGTATTCGTTACTTAGAATATGGAAAGAATATAAAAATGGCAATAACTAATACGCAAGGAATTGAAATTGATACGCCCGAAGACCTCATTAGAGCCAACAAAGTATTGAAAGAAGATAAAAAAGAGACAGTAAATAATAAATACAGAAACTTTCCCATGGTGCCTAAGGTGGTATTCGGACAAGGAAGTTTCGATCAATTAGGCTCAATTTTAGCCCCACAGCGAAAGGATAAAGCTCCTTTCATCTTTCTGGTGGACGATGTTTTCAAAAACAATAAAGAGTTAATAGACCGAATCAATCCGCGTTTTAACGACAAGATTTTGTTTATTTCAGCAAACGAAGAGCCCAAAACGTCACAGGTAGATCAAATTGTAAAAGAGATAAAAACTGAATTCACCTATAAACCTTCCGGCATCATTGGAATAGGAGGGGGAACCATTTTAGATTTGGCAAAGGCTGTGTCCATCATGCTTACTAATAAGGGGAGTGCGGCCGACTATCAAGGTTGGGATCTGGTGAAGACAAAGGCAATTTATCATGTGGGAATACCAACAATTTCAGGCACCGGAGCAGAAGTTTCAAGAACTACAGTGCTTTCGGGACCAGTAAGAAAGCTTGGAATCAATAGCGATTTCACACCCTTCGATCAGGTAATTCTCGATCCGGATCTTACGATAGGCGTTCCCAAGAACCAATGGTTTTACACAGGAATGGATTGTTTTATTCATTGTGTGGAATCCTTAAATGGCACTTTTCTGAATGCCTTCAGTGAGAGTTATGGTGAAAAGGCCTACGATTTGTGCAGAGAAATATTCGTTGACAATATGCTTACCGAAGAGGAATCCCGTGGAAAATTAATGATGGCCTCCTGGCATGGAGGGATGAGTATTGCTTATTCTCAAGTAGGAGTGGCACATGCGATGAGCTACGGACTTTCATACGTCTTGGGCACAAAGCACGGAGTAGGAAACTGTATTGTTTTTGACCATTTGGAAGAATTTTATCCGAAGGATGTTATCTTGTTTAAAAAGATGGTAAAAGCCCACGAAATTGAAATTCCACAGCACTTATGCGCAAATTTAACCGAAGATCAGATGAACACAATGATCGATATTGCGCTGAGCCTGGTGCCGCTTTGGGAAAATGCGCTTGG
- a CDS encoding RsmD family RNA methyltransferase gives MRIISGTYKGRRITAPKSLPVRPTTDIAKESLFNILNNRVYFEEIKVLDLFAGTGNISYEFASRGVPEITSVDEHFGCVKFIQETAKEFEFPITAIKADVYKYIDKTSIGFDVIFADPPYDFPTVKFTEIVDKILLNRLLNTNGMLIIEHSKHTDLSPHANFSEARKYGGSVFSFFTT, from the coding sequence ATGCGAATTATCTCCGGAACATATAAAGGCAGAAGAATAACGGCTCCAAAGTCATTGCCCGTTCGTCCAACAACAGACATTGCCAAGGAATCTCTTTTTAATATTCTCAATAATCGAGTTTATTTTGAAGAAATTAAGGTGTTGGACCTTTTTGCCGGAACAGGAAACATAAGTTATGAGTTCGCATCTCGTGGAGTTCCTGAAATAACGAGTGTTGATGAACATTTTGGTTGTGTAAAGTTTATTCAGGAAACTGCAAAAGAATTCGAATTTCCAATTACGGCTATTAAGGCCGATGTATATAAATATATTGACAAAACATCCATAGGATTCGATGTCATCTTTGCAGATCCTCCATACGATTTTCCAACCGTTAAATTTACTGAAATAGTTGATAAAATACTGTTAAACAGGCTACTTAACACAAACGGTATGCTTATCATTGAACATTCAAAGCATACAGATCTCTCCCCTCACGCCAATTTTTCTGAAGCCAGAAAATACGGTGGCTCAGTTTTTAGTTTTTTTACAACGTGA
- a CDS encoding SLC13 family permease, with protein sequence MEIALVIGLLILTIILFSIEKFSVDVVTIGLLIVLVFSGIITPKEAFEGFSSDFIIILASIFVISGALSETGLVNDVGARLITIVRSKILFVGYTMVISGGLSAFMNNTSVTALLTGPVMGMCRKLSLNPSKVLIPLAFASILGGTCTLIGTSTNIAVSGYIAEMGMEPLRFFEILGIGLIFLATGITFILLFWKRLLPDYKDVNYEEKYDINKYLSEIVVSEKSELIGQFVFQSNIAKKGVRILKIIRNKKQFIPNALSKFQAKDILLVECNIDELIKIKEAQGIDVLADVLLSDADIQNEEVRLAEILILPGSQLLNKTLREVRFRQNYDMVVIAMQRLGEVSFKKISNLKLQIGDILLVQGAEEVINENRNSTEFSVIGGNLTVTMHKKKKGIITAALFLLAIAVGTLQIAPLSVAFLTAALGSVLIGAISPERVYQIINWKLLILIGGMTAFGAAMDNSGASTFLAENIVTLLGDFGVIYVLGGFVLLVILLTQPMSNAAAALVILPVALNAATLLDADPRTFAIAIMLGASVSLIAPFEPACILVFGPGKYKFFDFIRVGLPLTLILFILLMILVPIFWPL encoded by the coding sequence ATGGAAATAGCGCTAGTTATTGGCTTGTTAATTCTAACCATTATACTTTTTTCTATCGAAAAGTTTTCGGTAGATGTTGTCACCATAGGTCTATTAATTGTCCTTGTTTTTTCCGGGATTATCACACCAAAAGAAGCCTTTGAAGGCTTTAGCAGTGATTTTATCATCATTTTAGCCTCGATATTTGTGATTTCAGGCGCGTTATCCGAAACAGGATTAGTGAACGATGTGGGGGCACGTTTGATAACCATTGTAAGGAGTAAAATCCTTTTTGTGGGTTATACCATGGTGATATCTGGAGGATTGTCTGCTTTTATGAATAATACTTCAGTCACGGCATTATTAACCGGGCCTGTTATGGGGATGTGTCGAAAGCTATCACTAAATCCGTCCAAAGTACTTATTCCGCTTGCCTTTGCCTCAATTCTTGGAGGTACATGTACTCTTATTGGAACTTCCACCAACATTGCCGTTAGTGGTTATATAGCTGAAATGGGGATGGAACCCCTCCGCTTTTTTGAAATTCTTGGGATAGGACTCATTTTTTTAGCTACCGGAATAACTTTTATCTTACTCTTTTGGAAGCGTTTACTTCCGGATTATAAAGATGTGAATTATGAAGAAAAGTATGATATTAATAAATACCTGTCGGAAATTGTAGTTTCAGAAAAATCGGAGCTTATAGGGCAATTTGTATTTCAATCTAATATTGCAAAAAAAGGTGTACGTATCTTAAAAATAATACGAAACAAAAAGCAATTCATTCCAAATGCACTTTCTAAGTTTCAGGCGAAGGACATTTTACTGGTGGAGTGCAACATAGACGAGCTTATCAAAATAAAAGAAGCTCAGGGCATCGATGTCCTGGCCGATGTTTTACTTTCTGACGCCGATATACAGAATGAGGAAGTTAGACTTGCTGAAATTCTTATTCTCCCGGGATCGCAGCTTCTCAATAAGACTTTAAGAGAAGTTCGTTTTCGTCAAAATTATGATATGGTGGTAATTGCCATGCAGCGTTTAGGAGAAGTATCTTTTAAAAAAATCAGCAATTTAAAGCTGCAAATTGGAGATATATTACTGGTTCAAGGTGCCGAAGAGGTGATAAATGAAAATAGAAATTCAACCGAATTCTCGGTGATAGGTGGCAACCTTACTGTTACGATGCACAAGAAAAAAAAGGGAATAATTACCGCAGCGTTATTTCTGCTGGCGATAGCTGTTGGGACCCTTCAAATTGCTCCCCTATCTGTTGCTTTTCTTACAGCAGCACTAGGATCGGTGCTTATTGGTGCTATAAGTCCCGAGCGTGTGTATCAAATAATTAACTGGAAATTGTTAATTCTAATTGGAGGAATGACGGCATTTGGTGCGGCTATGGATAATTCGGGGGCTTCAACCTTTCTTGCTGAAAATATTGTAACCTTATTGGGTGACTTTGGAGTAATATATGTATTGGGCGGATTTGTTTTACTGGTAATTCTCCTAACTCAGCCCATGTCTAATGCGGCGGCAGCCTTGGTAATTTTACCGGTTGCACTCAATGCAGCTACATTATTGGATGCCGATCCTCGTACCTTTGCAATCGCTATTATGCTGGGGGCTTCGGTGTCTTTAATTGCACCTTTTGAACCTGCCTGTATTCTGGTATTTGGTCCCGGAAAGTATAAATTTTTCGATTTTATAAGGGTCGGACTTCCACTTACCCTAATTCTATTTATCCTGTTAATGATTCTGGTGCCAATATTTTGGCCCTTGTGA
- a CDS encoding DNA polymerase III subunit gamma/tau, protein MEHFIVSARKYRPTVFKDVVGQQAITNTLENAIENNHLAQALLFTGPRGVGKTTCARILAKKINQDGTEKVDEDFAFNIFELDAASNNSVDDIRNLIDQVRIPPQVGMYKVYIIDEVHMLSSAAFNAFLKTLEEPPKHAIFILATTEKHKIIPTILSRCQIFDFKRITVNDIKGHLVEVAKSESIDAEDDALHIIAQKADGALRDALSIFDRVVSFSGKNLTRQAVTQNLNVLDYTYYFSVTDLLLANDIPKVLVAYDDILAKGFDGHHFITGLASHFRDLLVCQNEQTIELLEVGEQVKTMYFEQSQHTSREFLIDGIEIANDCDLKYKTSRNQRLLVELCLLQLASLTAKTEKKNGSRFVIPPSYFKTEKPGVSEENIKVVSETIEVVSAISEVTELPATDASELKNNPIPETQEPPSGPPVKERVIERPQILAERNAKKVSALSLKSIQKKQELKKEMVANQPDEQNLPSDTFDEPQMIAAWKEYTDQVEKDGKYNLLSHLTMGVPRLEGSLIHLEFPNSTIKVEVERAKYELLGFLREKLQNYDVDLSIEVNETIEKRYAYTPREKFEKLKEINPMLEKLRTEFDLDI, encoded by the coding sequence ATGGAACACTTTATCGTATCAGCCCGAAAGTACAGACCTACCGTTTTTAAAGACGTTGTAGGTCAACAGGCCATTACCAATACCCTCGAAAATGCCATCGAAAACAATCATTTAGCACAGGCACTGTTGTTTACAGGTCCCCGTGGGGTTGGAAAAACAACCTGCGCCCGTATTCTTGCAAAAAAAATTAATCAGGATGGGACAGAGAAAGTCGATGAAGATTTTGCATTTAATATATTCGAATTGGATGCTGCTTCCAACAACTCGGTAGATGATATTCGAAATTTAATAGATCAGGTACGTATTCCCCCTCAGGTAGGAATGTATAAGGTATATATTATTGACGAGGTACATATGCTGTCTTCGGCTGCATTTAATGCCTTTTTGAAAACGCTGGAAGAGCCTCCCAAACATGCTATTTTTATACTCGCCACTACTGAAAAACATAAAATTATTCCCACCATACTGTCTCGTTGCCAGATTTTCGACTTTAAACGTATTACTGTCAATGATATAAAAGGTCATTTGGTTGAAGTGGCTAAATCTGAAAGCATCGATGCCGAAGACGACGCGCTGCATATTATTGCACAAAAGGCTGATGGAGCGTTACGAGATGCCCTTTCTATTTTTGATCGGGTGGTTAGTTTTTCGGGAAAAAATTTAACGCGGCAAGCCGTTACCCAGAATTTGAATGTCCTGGATTATACGTATTACTTTTCGGTAACCGATTTGTTATTAGCCAATGACATACCAAAGGTATTGGTAGCTTATGACGATATTTTGGCAAAGGGTTTTGACGGACATCATTTTATTACAGGCCTGGCTTCACATTTCAGAGATTTATTGGTATGCCAAAATGAGCAGACAATCGAATTGCTTGAAGTGGGCGAACAAGTTAAGACCATGTACTTTGAGCAATCACAGCACACTTCACGCGAGTTTTTAATCGATGGAATTGAAATTGCCAACGATTGTGATCTCAAATACAAAACGAGTCGGAATCAGCGTTTACTGGTAGAGTTATGTTTGTTGCAATTAGCCTCCCTTACGGCTAAGACCGAAAAAAAAAACGGTAGTCGTTTCGTAATTCCTCCCTCCTATTTTAAAACTGAAAAGCCAGGTGTTTCGGAAGAAAATATAAAAGTTGTATCCGAAACTATTGAAGTAGTTTCAGCTATTTCAGAAGTTACCGAGCTGCCTGCAACTGATGCTTCAGAATTAAAAAACAATCCAATTCCTGAAACCCAAGAGCCACCATCAGGACCACCTGTTAAAGAAAGAGTGATAGAACGTCCTCAAATTCTGGCAGAGCGCAATGCGAAGAAGGTATCGGCACTTTCGTTAAAAAGTATTCAGAAAAAACAGGAGCTTAAAAAAGAAATGGTTGCGAATCAACCGGACGAGCAAAATCTACCATCCGACACCTTCGATGAGCCGCAAATGATAGCCGCGTGGAAGGAATACACAGATCAGGTGGAAAAAGACGGAAAATATAATTTATTGTCTCACCTAACTATGGGCGTCCCCAGATTAGAAGGCTCATTGATACACCTGGAGTTTCCTAACAGTACCATCAAGGTGGAAGTAGAACGCGCTAAATACGAGTTGTTGGGCTTTTTACGTGAAAAACTACAGAATTACGATGTAGATCTTTCTATCGAGGTTAATGAAACCATCGAAAAACGTTACGCCTACACCCCGCGGGAAAAATTTGAGAAACTCAAGGAAATAAATCCGATGCTGGAAAAGTTAAGAACAGAATTTGATTTGGATATATAG
- a CDS encoding ATP-dependent RecD-like DNA helicase: MNVSQFYSLLKSDFPHTTTPKQDVALQLLAGFITNDNHNEIFLLKGYAGTGKTTIVGTLVKNLWKAKKSAVLLAPTGRAAKVISNYSNKEAFTIHKKIYYPKSKKGGGVSFTLQKNKHRNVIFIVDEASMIPDINSESKLFENGSLLDDLMQYVYSGHRCKLLLIGDTAQLPPVKLAISPALDKHTLENYYSKQVIELEMDEVVRQQQDSGILINATEMRSRIEDGLFEAFKFTELGYPDVIRPLDGQELMDAIQDSYSTLGNEDTVIIVRSNKRANLYNQNIRNRILFQEEELSAGDYLMVVKNNYFWVQPTTEAGFIANGDIIEVLEIMSFKDLYGFRFAEVRIRMVDYPNMKPFDTVLLLDTLTSETPSLSYEDANKLYQEVMQDYASEKSNYKRFLSVKNNKYFNALQVKFSYAITCHKSQGGQWNTVFVEQPYLPNGIDKEYLRWLYTAITRAKEKLYLIGFKDEFFVDS; encoded by the coding sequence ATGAATGTTTCTCAGTTTTATAGCTTATTAAAGAGCGATTTTCCTCACACCACAACCCCAAAGCAGGATGTTGCGCTTCAATTATTGGCCGGTTTTATTACAAACGACAATCACAATGAGATCTTTTTGCTCAAAGGGTATGCGGGAACCGGCAAAACTACCATTGTAGGAACTTTGGTTAAAAATTTATGGAAGGCTAAAAAATCGGCGGTCCTTTTGGCTCCAACCGGAAGAGCTGCAAAAGTAATAAGTAACTACTCAAACAAAGAAGCGTTTACAATCCATAAGAAAATATACTATCCAAAAAGTAAAAAGGGAGGCGGAGTTTCTTTTACACTTCAAAAAAATAAACATCGGAATGTTATATTTATAGTCGACGAAGCCTCAATGATACCCGATATCAATTCGGAATCAAAACTTTTTGAAAACGGCTCCTTACTAGACGATTTAATGCAGTATGTGTATAGCGGCCACCGTTGTAAACTATTGCTAATAGGTGATACCGCCCAATTGCCTCCTGTAAAACTAGCTATTAGCCCGGCCTTAGACAAGCATACACTGGAGAACTATTATAGCAAACAAGTAATCGAGCTGGAGATGGACGAGGTCGTGAGGCAGCAACAGGATAGTGGCATTCTTATTAATGCCACCGAGATGAGAAGCCGAATTGAAGACGGTCTTTTTGAAGCCTTTAAATTCACCGAGCTTGGCTATCCCGATGTTATTCGTCCCCTAGACGGACAAGAACTTATGGATGCGATTCAGGATAGTTATTCCACATTGGGGAATGAAGACACAGTGATAATCGTTCGATCCAACAAGCGCGCTAATTTATACAATCAGAATATCAGAAATCGAATTCTTTTTCAGGAGGAAGAGCTTTCGGCAGGGGATTATCTAATGGTGGTAAAGAACAATTACTTTTGGGTACAACCCACTACCGAAGCCGGATTTATTGCGAACGGAGATATTATCGAGGTGCTGGAAATTATGAGTTTTAAAGATTTATACGGATTTCGCTTTGCTGAAGTAAGAATTAGAATGGTCGATTATCCCAATATGAAACCTTTTGACACCGTATTATTGTTAGACACGCTAACTTCCGAAACACCTTCACTTTCCTATGAAGATGCCAATAAACTGTATCAGGAAGTGATGCAGGATTACGCTTCCGAGAAATCCAATTACAAACGGTTTCTTTCAGTAAAAAACAATAAGTATTTTAATGCGCTCCAAGTAAAGTTTTCCTATGCCATTACCTGTCATAAATCGCAAGGAGGTCAGTGGAACACCGTTTTTGTAGAGCAGCCGTATTTGCCAAATGGTATCGACAAGGAATACCTGCGATGGTTGTATACTGCAATTACACGTGCCAAAGAAAAATTGTACCTCATTGGCTTTAAAGATGAGTTTTTTGTAGATTCGTAA
- a CDS encoding tRNA-(ms[2]io[6]A)-hydroxylase produces the protein MLGLQLPTDPRWVNIVEKNIEEILTDHAYCEQKAASTAISLIVSFPEYTELVQEMVALVKEEISHFKMVHDKILERGWVMGRDRKDDYVLQIVKFFPKGGSRTTQLVHRLLYAALIEARSCERFRLLSEELKDKELSEFYRKLMVSEANHYTMFLNFARQYGERKEVDKKWKELLSFEAEVMKNLSKNNAIHG, from the coding sequence ATGCTTGGATTACAACTTCCTACAGACCCACGATGGGTAAATATAGTTGAGAAAAACATCGAGGAAATCTTGACAGATCATGCCTATTGTGAACAAAAGGCAGCTTCCACGGCTATTTCCTTAATTGTTAGCTTCCCTGAGTACACCGAATTGGTACAGGAAATGGTTGCCTTGGTAAAGGAAGAAATAAGTCATTTTAAAATGGTCCACGACAAAATTCTGGAAAGAGGTTGGGTAATGGGACGGGATCGCAAAGATGATTATGTTCTCCAAATTGTAAAATTCTTTCCGAAAGGAGGCAGTAGAACGACACAATTAGTACACCGACTTCTATACGCAGCGCTTATTGAAGCAAGAAGCTGCGAACGCTTCCGCTTGTTAAGCGAGGAATTAAAAGACAAAGAATTGTCCGAATTTTATCGAAAATTAATGGTTAGCGAAGCCAACCACTACACCATGTTCTTAAATTTTGCGCGACAATACGGAGAAAGAAAAGAGGTAGACAAAAAATGGAAAGAACTCCTTTCATTTGAAGCCGAAGTTATGAAAAACCTCAGTAAAAATAACGCTATTCATGGGTAG
- a CDS encoding DUF4126 domain-containing protein, which yields MDTVEILISVCLGIGLAAAVGFRVFLPLLVLSVAGHYEIIPLNESWQWIGSIAAVITLAIATCVEIFGYYIPWLDNALDTIAVPMAAIAGTAVMVATVSDLSPIITWALAIIAGGGTATAIKGNTSMLRMGSTATTGGFANPIVTTVETGTSIIMAILSIFIPVLAFAIVLLLFYFIYKFYKKLRKNRHTPV from the coding sequence ATGGATACTGTAGAAATTTTAATTAGTGTTTGCTTGGGAATTGGGTTGGCGGCTGCAGTGGGTTTTCGTGTGTTCTTACCTTTGCTGGTTTTGAGTGTTGCAGGGCATTACGAAATTATTCCTCTTAATGAAAGCTGGCAATGGATTGGAAGTATCGCAGCAGTGATCACGCTTGCAATTGCTACCTGTGTTGAAATTTTCGGATACTACATTCCCTGGTTAGACAATGCTTTGGATACTATTGCGGTACCTATGGCTGCGATTGCCGGTACTGCCGTAATGGTGGCTACTGTATCAGACTTAAGTCCGATAATTACATGGGCACTTGCTATTATTGCCGGAGGAGGTACAGCAACAGCCATTAAAGGAAATACTTCGATGTTGCGTATGGGATCTACCGCTACTACAGGAGGGTTTGCAAATCCAATTGTGACAACTGTCGAAACCGGAACTTCTATTATTATGGCAATACTCTCTATTTTTATTCCGGTATTGGCCTTTGCGATTGTACTCCTTCTTTTTTACTTCATATATAAGTTTTATAAAAAGCTTCGGAAAAATCGCCACACTCCTGTATAA
- a CDS encoding Ppx/GppA phosphatase family protein produces MLTIEKYGAIDIGSNAIRLLVASVVEQEGRNTLFKKTSLVRVPIRLGAEVFQDGKISDTNARRMLDAMHAFKLLMKTHNVKRFKACATSAMREASNGKEIADIIYKESGIFINIIDGNDEAAIIASTDLKSLIQNDKAFLYVDVGGGSTEFTIYAEGHTVASQSFKLGTVRLLNDMVEDTMWQQVEDWIKAETKPFKKISVIGSGGNINSIYKNSGKKIGKPLSYFYLLSFYDLIRAYSLEERIVEMDMNPDRADVIVPATRIYLSAMKWSGAKNIFVPKIGLSDGIIKSLYNEKVAEELEVNQ; encoded by the coding sequence TTGTTAACTATTGAAAAATACGGCGCTATAGATATTGGTTCAAATGCCATACGTCTTTTGGTTGCTTCGGTTGTGGAACAAGAAGGAAGAAACACACTTTTTAAAAAAACATCTCTGGTTCGGGTACCTATTCGTTTGGGTGCCGAAGTGTTTCAGGATGGTAAAATATCAGACACTAATGCCCGAAGGATGTTGGATGCTATGCACGCTTTTAAATTATTGATGAAAACGCACAACGTAAAACGTTTTAAAGCTTGTGCCACCTCTGCCATGCGGGAAGCATCCAATGGAAAAGAAATAGCCGATATCATTTACAAGGAATCCGGAATATTTATTAATATCATCGATGGCAACGACGAGGCTGCCATTATTGCTTCTACCGATTTAAAATCACTTATTCAAAACGATAAAGCCTTTCTCTATGTGGATGTAGGTGGCGGTAGTACCGAATTCACCATTTATGCCGAAGGGCATACCGTTGCTTCTCAGTCGTTTAAATTGGGAACTGTGCGATTGCTCAATGATATGGTAGAAGATACTATGTGGCAGCAGGTAGAAGACTGGATTAAAGCAGAAACCAAACCCTTTAAAAAGATATCTGTAATTGGATCGGGAGGGAATATCAACAGCATTTATAAAAACAGCGGTAAAAAAATTGGAAAGCCTCTCAGTTATTTTTACCTGCTTTCCTTTTATGACCTTATTCGGGCCTATAGTTTGGAAGAACGCATTGTAGAGATGGACATGAACCCGGATCGTGCCGATGTAATCGTTCCTGCAACCAGAATATATCTTTCGGCCATGAAATGGTCTGGTGCTAAGAACATCTTTGTCCCTAAAATCGGACTTTCAGACGGAATTATTAAAAGTCTCTACAACGAAAAGGTCGCGGAAGAATTAGAGGTCAATCAATAA
- a CDS encoding DUF3822 family protein encodes METGQKYTTLQKTNNIDPNSNKRLSVQVTLTGLSFLVSVSDTKEIVFYSEKKFSSSSTPEELLVEMETVFSEKKELQTAFETVTLLYATNIYSLVPATLFDDSKASDYLKFNSKILANDFIAHDVIDMYEMVVVYVPFVNINNYLFDRFGSFQYHHACSVLLKSILDAEKHSQEPIVYLHVLDSTFDVIVVKNGGLQLCNTYSYKTPEDFIYYVLFSMEQLHLNPETIKTVLCGAISETDTTYEIVYRYIRNVAFAEKMPVAVHTSHSDSFHSNYLLVKSL; translated from the coding sequence GTGGAAACTGGCCAAAAATATACGACACTGCAAAAGACCAATAACATAGATCCTAATTCAAATAAAAGACTGTCCGTTCAAGTTACATTGACCGGACTTTCTTTTTTGGTGTCAGTTTCAGATACCAAAGAAATAGTCTTTTATTCTGAAAAAAAATTCAGTAGTTCAAGTACTCCCGAAGAGCTTCTGGTGGAAATGGAAACTGTTTTTTCAGAAAAAAAAGAATTACAGACCGCCTTCGAAACGGTCACCCTACTCTACGCGACAAATATTTACAGTTTGGTTCCTGCCACTTTATTCGACGATTCCAAAGCGAGTGATTACTTAAAATTTAATTCCAAAATTCTTGCTAACGATTTCATTGCACACGATGTTATCGACATGTATGAAATGGTTGTGGTCTACGTCCCTTTTGTAAACATCAACAATTATTTGTTTGATCGCTTCGGAAGTTTTCAATACCACCATGCCTGTTCTGTGCTTTTAAAGTCTATTCTCGATGCCGAAAAGCACTCGCAGGAACCAATCGTGTACCTCCATGTATTAGATTCCACCTTCGATGTAATTGTAGTTAAAAATGGAGGACTTCAGCTATGTAACACCTATTCATACAAGACTCCTGAAGACTTTATTTATTATGTTTTATTTTCTATGGAACAATTGCATTTAAATCCCGAAACAATAAAGACGGTTTTATGTGGAGCGATTTCTGAAACCGACACAACCTATGAAATTGTATACCGGTATATACGCAATGTTGCATTTGCAGAAAAAATGCCTGTTGCAGTGCATACTTCACATTCAGATTCATTTCATTCAAATTACTTACTGGTTAAAAGTCTATAA